A window of Miscanthus floridulus cultivar M001 chromosome 12, ASM1932011v1, whole genome shotgun sequence genomic DNA:
TCGAATTGGGTAATTGTATGCCACCCTCATATCCCCTTAGTTTTTTCAGGTACGGATTGCTAGCTATCGGAAAAAACTTGTTTGTTTTCCATGCATAAAGAAGTTCCCCGGCCGGAGCTTTAACGTGTCACCGCTGAGGCGGCGGTAGCGCTGCTGCTGATGCTCCTGCAAAGTGGACGTACGGTAGCAGTTGTTCCGTTCCGTCCTTATCCACAACCACACCACGGCTACACGACGACGATCAGCTGTCTCTCCCCTCAGGTAGAAAGGCATATGCTGCTGCAGGCGGCAGGTTAGCGAATCGATCGATCTCGATCTCTCTACCACAGCGTGCACACCTCCCCGGCGCCGTCGAGGTTCCACAGGCTGCCCCACGTGGCGCCGTCCTCCTCGCTGGACCCGTACTCGTCGCTGGCCGTGGAGCCGCAGCAGCTGCCGGCGGTGCCGCCGCCCtgcccgccgccggcgccgtggaggaggaggaggtcgtcgcAGGACATGGGGCACATGATGAAGCAGTCCATGGCGTCGACGTGCATGATCAGGTCCCCGGCCGCATCGGTGGCTACCGCCGTCGTCGGCGCCGCGCACGCGTCACCGGCGGTTGCGCTGCCAcggtcgtcgtcgtcggccgTGGCGCCGGTGCAGCACGTGCCGCGGCGCTGGTCCCCGTCCTCGTCAAGCTGACCAATTAGAgactgctgctgctggcgctgcttGAGAAACCGGGCTCTCGCGCGCTCGATGCTCTTGGACGGCTTGCCCTTCTTGAAGTGCGTCCTCCAGTAGTTCTTGATCTCGTTGTCCGTCCTGCCAGGGAGGCTGCGAGCGATCGTCGACCACCTGCTTACAGTATAATACAGATGCCAAAGAGTTTTAGTGCATCAGGTACAGCTTTGTTTATTTCATGTTCAGTACAGAATAACACAATAAAAAGTTCACATGATGGGTGCGCTAATTAATTAATCTACAGTACCTGTTTCCCCACAAAGCATGGAGCTGGACTATGATGCTCTCCTCTTGGGGTGTGATCTTACCCCGTTTCAGATCTGGTCTCAGGTAGTTGACCCACCGCAGCCTGCAGCTCTTGCCACTTCTCTTGAGCCCTGAGTCAAGCATAAAAGGCCAAAATGAGAATGGAGGGATCTTATTAGATGAATAGCTCAATCTATATATCACGCATGTGCGCCAACAAGTGATGGTAAATCACTAACTTTATTAAGTGGTAAGTAAGGGATGGCTGTCATGATATAACCAACTAACTAAAAGGAACAAAAAGGTTTTGATAAAAAAGACTGGCAACTCTAGCTCTATTTTTTCTTGAAAATTGATTGATAGGTACACCTGTACTCATCAGCATATGGAGATGTATAGGCATCCAATGATAGTATTAACGAGGAGCTTGGGCTGTGAACCGGTTAAACTAAGTCGCATATCAGTGCTGGAGATATACTCACTCTCACATCATGATTCACTCTGGACCTGTTTGTGCGAGTGCATGGCCTTCCGCGGCTTCTGCTCAGCTAGTGAACTCCATAGTACAAGCACGCATCAATAGAAGGGAACTGTGGGAGAAGTTTGCTTTTGAGAAGTTCATTTAAAAAACCGTCTGTTTGTGATTTGTAAAAGTGATGGTTTTTGAAACGGTCTCAGTCTTATCATCAAAAGTAGGCTTCTCCATTTGCCTCAGGTTGCATGCTTGCATTAGAATTTGAGGAACGAATGGGATCTAGCTAGTACACCCACGAGACGATACTAGCTAATCCTGAAGATGGATATCCTGTTTTACTCTCTGTATCCACCAGTCTACAGTCATGTCTATGGCACTCGCGGCAACGGTGGCAGCAGCAAGTTGGCAAGCAAAGGGAAGGGAGTCGATCGTGCATGGTAGAATCCTGGGACACATGAAGATCCTCTGCAAGTTGCTCCACCTGAAGATATCTTGGAAAATCACAAGCCTCAAGTAGGTGCATACCGCACACCACCGTCAGGTTTTTTTTACGGCCGTGCAACTTGCAGAGACTGAATAATTTACAAGTTGTGCAGCAAACCTGCTGTTTGGTGAAAAGAGCTCGGTCGTAATTGGCGAGGTATTATTAAGAGCAGGCAGTATTGGACAGATACAGTACCTGCAAGCTTGGAGACGTTGTTCCACCTCCCTTCGCCGTGCTGCGTGACATGGTCGACGAGCAGCTTGTCCTCCTGGCTGGTCCAGGGGCCCTTCCTCCACCCGTCCACCTCCTCCTGCCGTCCCCAGCCGAGCGGGCACTCCATTGCCTTGCCTCCAACGGCCGGCTGCTGGTTTCCTGGAGATTTTTGTGCTGCTGCCCTTTAATTTGGCAGCTAGTAGCTAGCTCGTATCTACACTAGAGCTGGCCGGCCGGCGCGGGGGAGCACAGCACAGGAGAGCAAGCAGCTAGCCTTTCTTTGCCGTGATATGATGCTGCCTGTCCCGCAATGAGTGAGGCGAGGTCGGGCACGGAGGAGCGAGTGAGCCGCTACCGCGTATATATCGGCACCGGTGCGGCCCGGCGGGTTCTCGAGCTATTCCCTCTGTCGCTCGCCTCGCCCATCGGCCATCGCGAAAGGCCGCGTCGCTGTCGGTGGAATTCCATACTCCACTAGCTACCTCTACTGTCGAGTTGGATTTCCCGAAATGCCCCTGCCTTCACGCACGGTAATGTAAATCTTCGATCGCTGTGGTGCGCCGAAGTTACCGCGTGTTTGTCGCCGCGAAAGCGCCATGGAGCCGGCCGGACGCCGAAACAAGTTTTTGCCCGGTGGTGCAACAACGTAACATGAGCTTCAATTTTGCCCGTAAATCTCTCACATACATGCTGCAACGATAGTATAACGACTTTATTTTTAAGAACAACGCGACGATCGAGTATTTTGCTTCTAGTTTTGTAAGTAGTGAAGAATATTAAGAAAAAATGTTTATTCCATTTAGACATGAAATAAAAAAAACTGCTAACTTTGCTACTTAAGCGATGAACACGACATCACGCGTGCCCCGTACCTAGCTGCTGATGATCTCTCGGCCGGTTCATCAGCATGTTGTGAGCTGGCACGCGGTAACAAATTAATGGTTAATTATATAGCTAGCTAGATGCATGTATGTGTGATCATGGCCCCTTACTTTGGaacaaagaaaaaggaaatgTTACTCTGATCAGATCACCTGATCGATCTCTGTCACCATCAGGTAAATAAAGGACAGTGTACACATGAGCCTAGAGTAGCTTTGTCCAGATATGTGCGAGATAGTATACCTTTCCCCTTCGTTTGTAGGAGTACTCCGTATACTTAGGGCACGTACAACGCTTGTGTTTGCAGCCGTCTGTACGCAGCTACCGAGGCAAAAACATCAGAGTTAACGCGGAGAGAGAGTGCTGCCGCCGCCTCAAGAGACGACggccactacgtaaaaaatgatttttagtaaTGATTTTttttaggagcggctggtgatggagccgtccctacagtgacgtgctcggatGCCCAAACACCAGCTGCCTTTACAAATAGAATAGCATGGGcgactggtgatacgagccgcctctataaataggGTTTGAtctgtagaggcggctcaatcaccagctacCTCTGGAGTtgttatttgtaggggcagccgttgattgagccgcccctacaaatgccccgtatatatagctccgatttgtagggtcggctcaatcaccagccgtctctacaaatgacccacatataatacCGATgtagcaccttctttctcctcgggtcactcactccaacccgtgaaagaaaggtggggaggccttggacacctcacaaaaattgctctactaagggggaaaggttttggtctcaaatcctttggtggagaggttgcagaaggtaagaaaatgttattccatattttttttgaagttttaatggttggttagtgagtaattagagttttatttttctctctcttctatggtgcttgagctacttatgaagcaaattagacccaggttttaaatgtactaggataaattagggaggggaacaagatcatacctttatttggtccatgtttcttgattttagtgaataattagttagttttatggatgtttcatgtgcatgtggatctagatctagggtttgattttcttattaattttgtttttataaatttatgtttgatgaaattggactagggtttgtatgaaagatattgggtaaagtataattattgctaattattgtctttgaaattgtttattataatcaataaatatgtattttaattatttatggataaatgggtcattaattaattttcctctaccatggtgtgtttgtatgcttcatgtaattatattagatttatatttatatatatctgaagtatatacaattattctcaagtaattattaatttgattcatttatatatatatctgaataagtaggcctttaatgtttgttttgttgttgttgtaaaagatggagtacaggaattcttggatgtatggttcgttaaggttcaaggcaggtttccatgaagaggtggataaatttattgaagccgcaaagaagcatgcaacgatattggaagagaataaggatacaattatttgcccctgtaaagatcgCAAGAACCGTATgccatggacagatgtgactatcatcagatcacatttgattatgcaaggatttgtttaggactacacagtgtggattcatcatggtgaaacggttattgttaacgacgaggatgaggaggaatacgacgacgaaaccatagaatccttgtcccaatattcaacagagcttgatgcacgaatggatttcgagtttggcaatgaacaaggtggtgatgctagtggttgggaCGGTAACGacggaggtggtgctaataatgatggtagagcacgtgtcggggatgaagacgaTTTGGAGgatatgattcgagcccttggaccagagattttactaaatagcctgaaagatctagaaaatttggaaagggtgacaaaagcattgaaggagactgtgtatggtgttgaaaagggttgtccgacacattggacattgctacgttttgtgcttgagctgctcatcctgaaggctaagtacggctgatcacactgtagtttcaatgatctattgcatctcctgccATGGGTGCTGCcataaccaaactcagttcccaccaacacataccaagcgaagaaggtcataagtccattgacaatgggggttgaaaaaatacatgcatgccccaaccactgtatactttttcgtggcgaaacgttcaagtcactggataaatgtccccggtgtggagccagccgatacaagaacaatgaccttggAATTAGTATAAGTTCTAAGCTTATACATAACAGTTCTAAGCCTTACAAATAGTATAAATTTTAACTTACCACATAATATACAAACACATGATAGTAAATTCAAAGCTAGTCACAATATATAGTTGGAGCCTTGGAATTAGTTAACCACGGCTAATTGTCTCATGTGGTGCAAGCAAAAGAAGCATTGAATTCCCTATTTCACTGTCCTGGGAACCTTGCAAGCAAAAGAACCATTGAAGCCCCTATTTCACTGTCCTGGGAACCTCTCAGAGACAAACATAGCCACCCACATCAACTTGTGGTCAAAAGGAAGGTTGTAGAATGCGCGTCCCATGTCTTTGTTGGCCACCAAATACTGGTAGTACAGATTTAACTGGGCGGCATTGAAACCTAGAAGGTTAATCAACATGTTGAATAGATCATCTGGTAAATCATTGGTGGGCTGTGGTGGGGTGTAGCACAGGCCTTCTCTATAGCTTCAACAAGTCTGTCACCAACACGACTGATTACAGCAATCAGTCCATCCTCTTCATCCCCACCAATCCTAGCTTTCTTTGGCTTGCTTGCTGATGAGGTAGCCCCTTATATTAGGAGAGGGAGTGGCCTCACTCTCACCATTTGCATTCAACTCACTCACAATATTTGCATCCAGGTCTTCATTTCCAGTGTTAGCTTCTTCAGTACCTAATGCAGAATTTAAGTCCTTGGTAAACTTTTCTGTTGCCATACTATTTCCAAAGATTGTCCGCATCTCACCATAGTTTGGGCGGCGCCTGTTCAAGAATTCAGCATCAACCTTGTGATCCTACAATGGATAAATGGAAGTTTAGTTAGAAGCAAACAAATAGAACTTAACATACTGGTTAAGTTTTTTGCAATTATACCTTAACATAGTCATTGTAGTGCTCCTCatcaagagtgataatgaagTTGTCCTCATCCCAACCAGTAGCACTCACTTTCCTAAGCTTGGTCATCTTTGCAAACTTCCTTTGTTGTGTCTTCAAATGATTTTTAACTTGCTCTCCAGTCTTCATGGTCCTAAACTTTTCATTGACAGCTTTAGCACAAGTGTTCAAATGGACTTTCTTAAAGCCAGAACATGTCTTTGTGCCACTAGCCACCAGATTGGCTAGGTGAGTCAGCATAAAAGCGGTCTCTGGTGCTGTCCATACAACATATCCATTTGTTCCCCTAACTTACTCGTTCAGGTCTATCATAACCTATCATATACAAAACCAGGAAACACAAATGCATGGATCAAAAACGAATATGCCCATCAATTTCAGCAAGACATATGTCCCTAAATTTCAGCAAGGCATATGCCATACAAATTCCAGCGAGCTGTACATACATTTCAGCAAGCCATATGTCCATACAAATTAAATTCAGCACAGCTGATCCACAATTGTTTGTCTAAATACATAAAAATACATAGAGATACTATATATTAATTTGCATAATGGTTTTGACGGTCTACCCACATCTGATCCGCAATTGTTTGTCTAAATTGAACGGTTGCAGCATGCTCACTTGCTTGTCCAGTATACGATGTAGCATGGGTTTGCATTGGCCAATTCGAATCTTGAATGATGAACTCATCAATCCCATCTGCTATGACAAAATCATGGACTATGCAGAAAGCTACAACAATATCTACTTGAGTTTGGAAAGGGAAGAATGGAGTTGCATCATCAAGAATTTTGAATCTCCTCTTAAGTGAATCAAATGCACGCTCTACAGTCACATGAAGAGACGAGTGCCTAAGGTTGAATAAGTCCTTCTCATTTTGGACCAAATTATTCCCCCACTCATTCAAATGGTACCTAACTCCACGGAAAGGAGGCAAGAATCCCGGTTTGGCTCCATAACCGGCATCAACAAGATAAAATTTGCCTAGCATATTGTAGAAAAGGAGATCACATTTCAAGTTATCAAAAATTGGCATAACGAAATTAAATTAGTGATTTTTTTGTTACCTTGTGGAACACGAAGGCCATTAGGGCGTTCTAAAGCATCTCGCAAAACTAAAGCATCATGTGTTGTGCCTTCCCAACCAGCCAAGATATAAGTAAAATGTAGATCAAAATCTATGGCTGCCATTACATTTTGAGTTGCAAAGGACTTTCTACCACGAAATGAATGCTCCAAATCTTTAGGAACATATGCTCTTACATGTGTACCATCAATAGCTCCAATACAATCCTAGTTTATGTTCATCAAAGTAAAAATTAATTAGGGGCCAACACAAGGTTACATAATTTAAATGTGAAACAAAGGTAGGGATAAACCTCACACCTTAAAATAAGGATCCCACCGATAGTTTTCGGCAATTTTGGACAGAGTTTGCAATGATGGGGGCCTAATAAATTCTGTTCGTAGCTCTCCAATGGCATGAAGGACATTGTTGAAATAGCGGCTTACTGTTTCTCCTGACCTTTGATAATTAGTGCCAACTAACCTATTTCTAAGGTTGTGCCCTGCTGTATTTAGAAATATAGCCACCTATTGCTCAACACACATATGAGTGGTATCTTGAAGCAACCCTCGATCTCTAAAAAGGTTACAAAATCGATAGAAACATGCTCTATTAAGTCTAAGTATGTTTACACAAGTTGTATCATCCTTCCAAATGCAAGTGTCTAGGTATTCTTGTCTAATTCTATCCCTTTCCTCAATTGGTGCATAAGTAATACCAACTCTACTGGCacgtctttttctttttctagactGAATAACCGTGGCCACCATGAACAAGAACATATATGCAGCAGCTGAACAAATTAGAACCTTGGTTCTCTGATCCATCTACAATGcaacaatcaaagaaagaaaaacaatatTGTCATGTCATGCTCAAACACAGATCAGAAACATGAGGCAACCTACTAGCGCTACAGCGTAGGGATTTTTTTCCCATTGGACTTTGTTGATTTTTTACCATATGCAGAAGCAAACATGTCTCAAGCATAAATCACATCATACTTGTTGAGCTACTGGAGGCACATTTAACAAAAAAATTAAATCCATTGTGTTAGGGTTTGTATACCTTGGGCAAATCACAAATCTGCTAATGGAGAAGGAGGACGAAGctgctggccgccgccgccgctgaccacaggcagcgccgccgctgccgaccATAGCCCATGCCGCCGCTACGAGGGCCCGTGCCGTGCCACCGCCATGGGGGCCGATGCCACGCCGCCGCCAAACACTATGGCCCCATGTCCCGTGCATGGTGATGGATGCGTCCTTTTATCCGAGAAAGAACCGAGTGAGGCTATCGGTGAGAGGTGAGAACAAATGAGAAGAAAGCAGAGACCGCCCCCGTCCGTGTAAAAAAATGGGATGGGGAGTCAAGGAATCTGAGGGGAATATGCTAGGTGGGATGTCTCTGTCTTTGGGATGACTCCCATCCAAACAGCCCAAATCCTAGGTCCATCCCatcccgcccctacaaatccctcCAACCAAACACACGGTCAATCTCAACCCCTTCACAATTGGGCATACAGGGGATCAACCCCATGTCGTTATCTCTTCAGGCTATGAACTACGTAGCTAAGGCCCCCTATCCTGGGCACcaacgcccttgacaacctggaatTGGGTTTTCGATGATCCTCATCCACTCCTGTGCCACCGCCTCCTGCAACCACCTCCGCACCAGCCATCACGCCACCATATTCACCCTCCTCCTCTCCCTCTGTCTCCTTGCCCATGGCTGAACCCACCGCGACCGATTTGGCCAAGCTCATCCAAACCCTCATGGCCTCCGTTAGTGCCTTTCAAGGGCAGGTTGCCACCCTATAGTAGGAGCGGCCTGCGATAGCCTCCTTCTCCTGTTCCAGGGGATCGGGCAAGGGCGAACAACATGACGATCACCGTCCTTGCTTCTAGAAGCTTGACtcccccaagttcgatggcaaatCAGATCCACTGGCATTCCTCAATCGCTACGAATCCTATTTTCATCAGCAGCGCATCGCCACGGAGGAAAAAGTGTGGATGGCCTCCTACAATCTATAAGGTGGCGCCCAGATGTGGTTCATCCAAGTCTAGCAGGACGAAGGCACACCTTCATGGCGCTGCTTCTCTAAGCTCTTGAACCTCAGGTTTGGGCCGCCAATCCGCTCCAATCCGCTCGGGGAACTGATGGCCTACAAGTGAACCGGCACTTTGCTGAATACCATGACCGGTTCGAGGCTCTACTCCCATGCGCGGGCACACTCTCGGAGGTGCAGCGCGTCCAAGCCTTCATGGTCGGACTGCAGCCGCCTCTTAGTCTCAACGTCGATCCCCACAATCCCCAGTCCCTCATCGTCGCCATGAGCCTTGCTTGCAAGTTGGAGCTACGGGAGCAGTATGCAGTTGTGGCTGTTCGGCCTCCCGTACCACCAAGTGACTAGCAGCAGGGCATCCTTCCGGCACCTCCACCACATCTCGCTCTTCTGGCTCCGCCACCTGCCGTGACTGCCACAGCCACCACTGTCACGGCGAAGGGTCGCCTCGTCAGGAGTCTGTATACCTAAGCAAAATGAGCCCGACCTGACCCAGCCCGTGGGCTTGGCTTGAGCCCGATGGCATTTAGCTCACCCACAAACCTTACTAGACAGGCCTGGACAGAGATCCCGCTGCCTAGAAAAAAATTTCTTGGCCCGAGCCTAGGTCGAAATACTATTTTTTCTATTTTACACTATGAAATGTGCGGGCGGCCCGCCCTGGCCCGGGTCCAGCCCAAAAAAATGAGGCCCAACCTGCCCAGTGGGATGGTCATGGGTGGGACCTTTTTGGCCCAAACTAACCGGGTTTTTTTTACCCGGCCCGCAAAATGCTTAGGTCTAAGTGTCTGTCAATGTCTGAGATGGAAGAACGTTGCAGGCTCAGCCTTTGCTTCAATTGCAATGAAAAGTTCAAACGTGGTCACAACTAAGTGTGCCAACGCCTGTTCTTGTTGGACCTCACGGCGGCGGATGATGACAATGACACCACCCCCGATGACTTCGACACTATAGCACCGTAGCTATTGCTTAACGCGATCAACGACGTCCACACTAGCAACACCATGCAGGTGTGCCTCTGGCTGGGCGACGTCAATGTCCACGCCCTTATCGACTTGGGCTCGACGCACAACCTCATCGCCGAGGAGGTGGCTAGCCGCACCGGACTCCCCATGGTCTACTACAGCTCTGCGTACGTACGATGGCCAATGGCAAGCATGTGTCATGCTCAGGCATGTATCGGCGGGCGTTGTTCTCCATCGATGACGTCGTCTTCACTACCAACTTTTTTGCACTGCCGCTAGCCGGCTACGACGTCGTCCTCGGCACCCAGTGGCTGGCTTCCCTAGGACCAGTTCTCTAGGACTTTGTGGCCTTCACcatgtgtcgacagaatatgctcggcagtccaccgaggggtatcccacgatggtagatttgtcagtggggatgtgcgtaatcaggaaccagatggtgacacaaggcacagagaacgatttagacaggttcgggtcgtctgatcgacgtaataccctacatcctatgtctttggtgtattgtattaaatacatgatgtcgagtagaggacccctgcctctccttatatactctggaggggcagggttacacgtaaagtatcctatttggtactatacaatgtcttgcggtgcacgccgagcagcgccgtgcacgccttgatcttgtgggccgggccacctccgacgGTGCGGCCCacatcttgggggccatacccccatagtagtcctcgagcctgacagtaggtgacgcagtcacatggtgctagggtcataaagtagaagaccagctgagcaggcagccagtccccgggcgtagcctcgagatgagaataagcacattcaccgcaaggtaaagtgtgcccacttagtccccaagtctgccggaagatgaagaatgaatcttgtagcagggtcaaagaagttcgaaagcttgtcgacgtcgtctgacatacgcgtatcaagaccccagatgtgctgcccaagatcagcaccctgatttgaacagcatggagcagcttgatagcataccgatgagacgtagcaagatccgagcagcaagggagtccccggcgccactggcgatgaccgagcaccgaggagcgaggagtccccggcgtcgctgtcgatgaccgagcaccgaggagcgaggagtctccgacgtaggcggcgatgtccgagcaccaaggagcgtggagtccccgacgtcgctggcgatgtccgagcaccgaggagcgaggagtccctggcgtcgctggcgatgaccgagcaccgaggagcgaggagtccccggcatcgctggcgatgactgagcaccgaggagcgaggagtccctggcgtcgctgtcgatgaccgagcactgaggagcgaggagtccccagcgtagctggcgatgaccgagcaccgaggagcaaggagtccccggtgtcgctggcgatgaccgagcaccgaggagcgaggagtctccgacgccgctgtcgatgaccgagcaccgaggagtccccggcgtcgctggcgatgacgagcaccaagaagcgaggagtccccggcgttgctgtcgatgaccgagcaccgaggagcgaggagtccccggcataggcggcgaggtccaagcaccgaggagtccccggtgtaggcggcgatgtccgagcactgaggagtccttggcgtatgcggcgaggtccgagcaccgaggagtgcccggcgtaggcggcgaggtctgagcaccgacgtagctgacgacgtccgtgcggtgaagtgtgcccacttagtcctcaagcatgaataatccgagggccgaggagtaaccggcgtagctagcgatgaagcacgagcggc
This region includes:
- the LOC136498037 gene encoding transcription repressor MYB6-like, whose product is MECPLGWGRQEEVDGWRKGPWTSQEDKLLVDHVTQHGEGRWNNVSKLAGLKRSGKSCRLRWVNYLRPDLKRGKITPQEESIIVQLHALWGNRWSTIARSLPGRTDNEIKNYWRTHFKKGKPSKSIERARARFLKQRQQQQSLIGQLDEDGDQRRGTCCTGATADDDDRGSATAGDACAAPTTAVATDAAGDLIMHVDAMDCFIMCPMSCDDLLLLHGAGGGQGGGTAGSCCGSTASDEYGSSEEDGATWGSLWNLDGAGEVCTLW